The following are from one region of the Cytobacillus firmus genome:
- a CDS encoding VOC family protein: MSKSFIEQVHYIRIPVKDLELSAQWYKDVLGLQLLNNTDELAILKVNVGPFLLILVPTEDETFAHFTIENEQEFSIGFTSPNLSEFHQYLIDHQVKVEDIKEDNGHAFFHFYDPNGNKLQVHW, encoded by the coding sequence GTGAGCAAATCATTTATTGAACAAGTACATTATATTAGGATTCCTGTAAAAGATTTAGAGTTGTCTGCACAATGGTATAAAGATGTATTAGGGCTCCAGTTACTGAACAATACTGACGAACTTGCAATTTTAAAAGTAAACGTTGGACCTTTCTTACTTATCTTAGTTCCTACCGAAGATGAAACATTTGCACATTTTACAATTGAAAATGAACAAGAATTTAGCATTGGCTTTACAAGTCCAAATTTATCTGAATTTCATCAGTACTTAATTGATCATCAAGTTAAGGTCGAGGATATAAAAGAAGATAATGGTCATGCCTTTTTCCACTTTTATGACCCAAATGGCAATAAACTTCAGGTACACTGGTAA
- a CDS encoding fasciclin domain-containing protein codes for MRDGVKAKTLAEKEVTISLNPVKVNNSTVVTPDIAASNGVIHVIDRVLLPK; via the coding sequence CTGAGGGATGGAGTGAAGGCAAAAACTCTCGCAGAAAAAGAAGTGACAATCTCCCTTAACCCTGTTAAAGTCAATAATTCCACTGTGGTAACACCTGACATTGCAGCTTCCAATGGTGTAATCCATGTCATTGACCGGGTATTATTGCCGAAATAG